The Vitis riparia cultivar Riparia Gloire de Montpellier isolate 1030 chromosome 10, EGFV_Vit.rip_1.0, whole genome shotgun sequence genome includes a region encoding these proteins:
- the LOC117923442 gene encoding uncharacterized protein At4g04980-like isoform X1, producing MASGSCLPLLFRRKTMTFEATKVSNISKNQKPAQSLKTEMSYGKTGNFILIMELRKKIMTFRDLIDLPPCDGSASIDELVIWTTEELHKMYPEVVPGIPVSATMGIASMDQGLVYLCRALKSVGDLWMKNTEWMGNIKYDAHGNLEQLGLALLDCMIKVAKDKFDMMEEEDAGKDNSPGPETSTFMRSYSFNKTASPCLSPVTPTSVLPELTNYPSKVGDFAYASSSPPFLWPLRMQAVGKLNPIDVKHLSFHMFPRVIPQDSTSNFTQKKSTVKEPEQEMEAKSDSEMTVAGAFEEAKDDKSIEETPDVVVADLNDMSSNEGGDNKISEAENLSISPMPSSASFEREDREVFGPPPAPPSPPAPPQLSLNAERVSLPPPMLQPKIAAPPPQPPPPPQPLPLVTSRVSVPPPPLPPMPLTNEVAPPPLPPLMPSKGSVPSPPAPPIPLTTGAAPPPPPPMPLSNGAAPPSPPPMPLSSGAAPPPPPFMPLKGTGPLPPPPPMLLTKGGAPPPPPPGGAKNLRPRKAATKLKRSTQMGNLYRVLKGKVEGSSLQGQSSNGRKGLAGSSAGGKQGMADALAEMTKRSAYFQQIEEDVQKHAKSIMELKAAISSFQTKDMNEMLKFHKHVESCLEELTDESQVLARFEGFPTKKLEALRMAAALYLKLDAIVANLQNWKPVAPLGQLLDKAEHHFSKIKGEIDALERTKDEESKKFQSHNIHFDFGILVRIKESAVDVSSSCMEFALKERREAKGMENQGRAGSKTEGPTKGCGKMLWRAFQFAFRVYTFAGGHDDRAEELTRELAQEIESDPRHV from the exons ATGGCTTCTGGGTCATGCTTGCCATTGCTCTTTCGCAGAAAGACAATGACCTTCGAG GCAACCAAAGTCTCTAACATATCCAAAAATCAAAAGCCAGCACAAAGCTTGAAGACAGAGATGTCATATGGAAAAACCGGCAACTTCATTTTGATCATGGAGCTCCGGAAGAAGATCATGACCTTCCGAGACCTCATTGACCTACCTCCATGTGATGGCTCTGCTTCCATTgatgag CTTGTGATATGGACAACGGAGGAGCTTCATAAGATGTACCCTGAAGTTGTACCTGGTATTCCAGTCTCGGCAACCATGGGAATAGCATCCATGGATCAG GGGCTTGTCTACCTTTGCAGGGCTTTGAAATCTGTTGGAGACTTGTGGATGAAGAACACAGAGTGGATGGGCAATATCAAATATGATGCTCATGGAAATTTAGAGCAACTGG GGTTAGCACTACTTGATTGCATGATTAAGGTTGCAAAAGACAAATTTGATATGATGGAAGAGGAAGATGCGGGGAAAGATAATAGTCCAGGACCAGAGACAAGTACCTTTATGAGATCGTATTCGTTCAATAAAACTGCCTCTCCATGCCTTTCTCCAGTTACTCCAACTTCAGTCCTTCCAGAGCTTACCAACTATCCTTCCAAAGTTGGAGACTTTGCATATGCTTCTTCTTCCCCACCCTTTCTCTGGCCTCTGAGAATGCAAGCTGTGGGGAAATTGAATCCCATTGATGTAAAACATCTCTCTTTTCACATGTTCCCTCGTGTGATACCCCAAGATTCCACCTCTAATTTTACCCAAAAGAAGAGCACAGTTAAGGAACCAGAGCAAGAGATGGAAGCAAAGAGCGATTCTGAAATGACAGTAGCAGGTGCCTTTGAGGAAGCAAAAGATGACAAAAGTATTGAGGAAACACCAGATGTTGTGGTGGCTGATTTGAACGATATGAGCAGCAACGAAGGGGGAGATAACAAAATCAGTGAAGCTGAAAACCTGAGTATATCCCCAATGCCGTCTTCTGCGTCGTTTGAAAGAGAAGACAGGGAGGTGTTCGGACCACCACCAGCTCCACCATCACCACCAGCACCACCCCAGCTCTCTTTAAATGCAGAAAGAGTGTCACTACCACCACCCATGTTGCAGCCAAAAATAGCAGCACCTCCGCCgcagccaccaccaccaccacaaccACTACCTTTGGTGACTTCAAGAGTATCAGTGCCACCACCCCCACTACCACCAATGCCACTTACTAATGAAGTTGCTCCACCTCCACTGCCACCTTTGATGCCTTCAAAAGGATCTGTGCCATCACCACCAGCACCACCAATTCCACTTACAACTGGGGCtgctccaccaccacctccacctaTGCCTCTTTCAAATGGAGCTGCTCCGCCATCACCGCCACCCATGCCTCTTTCAAGTGGAGCTGCTCCCCCGCCACCACCTTTCATGCCTTTAAAAGGAACAGGGCCATTACCACCCCCACCACCCATGCTACTTACAAAAGGAGGTGCTCCTCCACCTCCTCCGCCAGGTGGAGCCAAAAACCTACGTCCTAGGAAAGCAGCTACTAAATTAAAGAGATCAACTCAAATGGGTAATTTATATCGGGTTCTCAAGGGAAAGGTGGAAGGATCAAGCCTACAAGGTCAATCATCAAATGGGAGAAAAGGCCTGGCTGGGAGCTCAGCTGGTGGAAAACAGGGAATGGCTGATGCATTAGCAGAGATGACAAAGAG GTCTGCCTACTTCCAACAAATTGAAGAAGATGTTCAAAAACACGCAAAATCAATCATGGAGCTGAAAGCTGCAATTAGTTCTTTCCAAACAAAGGACATGAATGAGATGCTTAAGTTCCACAAACATGTGGAATCCTGTCTTGAGGAGCTCACTGATGAAAGCCAG GTGCTAGCAAGGTTTGAAGGTTTCCCCACAAAGAAGCTAGAAGCATTAAGGATGGCAGCAGCATTATACTTGAAACTAGATGCAATAGTTGCTAACCTGCAAAATTGGAAGCCAGTGGCTCCCTTGGGCCAACTCCTTGACAAGGCTGAGCATCACTTCAGTAAG ATCAAAGGAGAGATCGATGCCCTGGAACGAACCAAAGATGAAGAatccaagaaatttcaaagtCATAACATCCATTTTGACTTCGGTATCCTTGTCCGTATTAAGGAATCAGCAGTCGATGTTTCCTCAAGTTGCATGGAGTTTGCACTTAAG GAgaggagagaagcaaaggggATGGAGAACCAAGGCAGAGCTGGGTCGAAAACCGAAGGACCAACAAAGGGATGTGGCAAAATGCTTTGGAGGGCTTTTCAGTTTGCATTCCGGGTGTACACCTTTGCTGGTGGACATGATGATCGTGCAGAGGAGCTAACTAGAGAATTGGCTCAAGAAATAGAATCTGATCCTCGGCATGTATGA
- the LOC117923442 gene encoding uncharacterized protein At4g04980-like isoform X2 codes for MAASSLQIKTISRLATKVSNISKNQKPAQSLKTEMSYGKTGNFILIMELRKKIMTFRDLIDLPPCDGSASIDELVIWTTEELHKMYPEVVPGIPVSATMGIASMDQGLVYLCRALKSVGDLWMKNTEWMGNIKYDAHGNLEQLGLALLDCMIKVAKDKFDMMEEEDAGKDNSPGPETSTFMRSYSFNKTASPCLSPVTPTSVLPELTNYPSKVGDFAYASSSPPFLWPLRMQAVGKLNPIDVKHLSFHMFPRVIPQDSTSNFTQKKSTVKEPEQEMEAKSDSEMTVAGAFEEAKDDKSIEETPDVVVADLNDMSSNEGGDNKISEAENLSISPMPSSASFEREDREVFGPPPAPPSPPAPPQLSLNAERVSLPPPMLQPKIAAPPPQPPPPPQPLPLVTSRVSVPPPPLPPMPLTNEVAPPPLPPLMPSKGSVPSPPAPPIPLTTGAAPPPPPPMPLSNGAAPPSPPPMPLSSGAAPPPPPFMPLKGTGPLPPPPPMLLTKGGAPPPPPPGGAKNLRPRKAATKLKRSTQMGNLYRVLKGKVEGSSLQGQSSNGRKGLAGSSAGGKQGMADALAEMTKRSAYFQQIEEDVQKHAKSIMELKAAISSFQTKDMNEMLKFHKHVESCLEELTDESQVLARFEGFPTKKLEALRMAAALYLKLDAIVANLQNWKPVAPLGQLLDKAEHHFSKIKGEIDALERTKDEESKKFQSHNIHFDFGILVRIKESAVDVSSSCMEFALKERREAKGMENQGRAGSKTEGPTKGCGKMLWRAFQFAFRVYTFAGGHDDRAEELTRELAQEIESDPRHV; via the exons atgGCAGCTAGCTCTCTGCAAATCAAAACGATTTCCCGTCTC GCAACCAAAGTCTCTAACATATCCAAAAATCAAAAGCCAGCACAAAGCTTGAAGACAGAGATGTCATATGGAAAAACCGGCAACTTCATTTTGATCATGGAGCTCCGGAAGAAGATCATGACCTTCCGAGACCTCATTGACCTACCTCCATGTGATGGCTCTGCTTCCATTgatgag CTTGTGATATGGACAACGGAGGAGCTTCATAAGATGTACCCTGAAGTTGTACCTGGTATTCCAGTCTCGGCAACCATGGGAATAGCATCCATGGATCAG GGGCTTGTCTACCTTTGCAGGGCTTTGAAATCTGTTGGAGACTTGTGGATGAAGAACACAGAGTGGATGGGCAATATCAAATATGATGCTCATGGAAATTTAGAGCAACTGG GGTTAGCACTACTTGATTGCATGATTAAGGTTGCAAAAGACAAATTTGATATGATGGAAGAGGAAGATGCGGGGAAAGATAATAGTCCAGGACCAGAGACAAGTACCTTTATGAGATCGTATTCGTTCAATAAAACTGCCTCTCCATGCCTTTCTCCAGTTACTCCAACTTCAGTCCTTCCAGAGCTTACCAACTATCCTTCCAAAGTTGGAGACTTTGCATATGCTTCTTCTTCCCCACCCTTTCTCTGGCCTCTGAGAATGCAAGCTGTGGGGAAATTGAATCCCATTGATGTAAAACATCTCTCTTTTCACATGTTCCCTCGTGTGATACCCCAAGATTCCACCTCTAATTTTACCCAAAAGAAGAGCACAGTTAAGGAACCAGAGCAAGAGATGGAAGCAAAGAGCGATTCTGAAATGACAGTAGCAGGTGCCTTTGAGGAAGCAAAAGATGACAAAAGTATTGAGGAAACACCAGATGTTGTGGTGGCTGATTTGAACGATATGAGCAGCAACGAAGGGGGAGATAACAAAATCAGTGAAGCTGAAAACCTGAGTATATCCCCAATGCCGTCTTCTGCGTCGTTTGAAAGAGAAGACAGGGAGGTGTTCGGACCACCACCAGCTCCACCATCACCACCAGCACCACCCCAGCTCTCTTTAAATGCAGAAAGAGTGTCACTACCACCACCCATGTTGCAGCCAAAAATAGCAGCACCTCCGCCgcagccaccaccaccaccacaaccACTACCTTTGGTGACTTCAAGAGTATCAGTGCCACCACCCCCACTACCACCAATGCCACTTACTAATGAAGTTGCTCCACCTCCACTGCCACCTTTGATGCCTTCAAAAGGATCTGTGCCATCACCACCAGCACCACCAATTCCACTTACAACTGGGGCtgctccaccaccacctccacctaTGCCTCTTTCAAATGGAGCTGCTCCGCCATCACCGCCACCCATGCCTCTTTCAAGTGGAGCTGCTCCCCCGCCACCACCTTTCATGCCTTTAAAAGGAACAGGGCCATTACCACCCCCACCACCCATGCTACTTACAAAAGGAGGTGCTCCTCCACCTCCTCCGCCAGGTGGAGCCAAAAACCTACGTCCTAGGAAAGCAGCTACTAAATTAAAGAGATCAACTCAAATGGGTAATTTATATCGGGTTCTCAAGGGAAAGGTGGAAGGATCAAGCCTACAAGGTCAATCATCAAATGGGAGAAAAGGCCTGGCTGGGAGCTCAGCTGGTGGAAAACAGGGAATGGCTGATGCATTAGCAGAGATGACAAAGAG GTCTGCCTACTTCCAACAAATTGAAGAAGATGTTCAAAAACACGCAAAATCAATCATGGAGCTGAAAGCTGCAATTAGTTCTTTCCAAACAAAGGACATGAATGAGATGCTTAAGTTCCACAAACATGTGGAATCCTGTCTTGAGGAGCTCACTGATGAAAGCCAG GTGCTAGCAAGGTTTGAAGGTTTCCCCACAAAGAAGCTAGAAGCATTAAGGATGGCAGCAGCATTATACTTGAAACTAGATGCAATAGTTGCTAACCTGCAAAATTGGAAGCCAGTGGCTCCCTTGGGCCAACTCCTTGACAAGGCTGAGCATCACTTCAGTAAG ATCAAAGGAGAGATCGATGCCCTGGAACGAACCAAAGATGAAGAatccaagaaatttcaaagtCATAACATCCATTTTGACTTCGGTATCCTTGTCCGTATTAAGGAATCAGCAGTCGATGTTTCCTCAAGTTGCATGGAGTTTGCACTTAAG GAgaggagagaagcaaaggggATGGAGAACCAAGGCAGAGCTGGGTCGAAAACCGAAGGACCAACAAAGGGATGTGGCAAAATGCTTTGGAGGGCTTTTCAGTTTGCATTCCGGGTGTACACCTTTGCTGGTGGACATGATGATCGTGCAGAGGAGCTAACTAGAGAATTGGCTCAAGAAATAGAATCTGATCCTCGGCATGTATGA
- the LOC117923622 gene encoding COP1-interacting protein 7 isoform X1, which produces MDSRTHLDYALFQLTPTRTRCDLVIFSGAITEKLASGLLEPFISHLKFAKDQISKGGYSIKLLPPATDASWFTKATFERFVRFVSTPEVLERFVSIEKEISHIESSVQSNELANTHGAEQTEEAGSQSAANGNTRKPDDSSKLKADVEGTDDVQEENSKIRLQRLMETRKALLRREQAMAYARAFVAGFQIDNIDDLISFADAFGASRLREACINFKELCKKKHADGLWMDELAAVKACSPSELSYMGAPAVILTSENGASGQNITLNFPTPSASMTNGSLDASKSDTTTSHASSDGNRDNNSPASDQTPSTTAKVQVPMPWTNQIPQYMYNFQGPIQQMPPYQGYPFPGMQPIPPYYPANMQWPPNVDESGRPLVREPDHRQNQKSSSGKKERASNGKGRGTPDEDRAESTDSDSKSDSDADIQQDSKHSSTDSSYKKKHRRKSSRTVVIRNINYITSKRRDGEKDGVSGESSSDEDEVIDGDALKQKVDEAVGSLEKLHKPNSRHHKKRGGDKNHLTGDKDLAADASEVEKRNDNWDAFQNLLTIDDESTTNGFRKQHSADVQDEQFMIKTSEDTIPFAVKHAVELESEKFTVQQRVASDSFVVTEKDGGNEVSNNLKDFQNDENFHPSMKRRDFENEEFLFPQRLKESGTDVPSSLADCTSESSIIKKGSSEDWFVAKHSGESKNHNATSEHRIFDGDYSSSVVDVCSYSEKSRKDALIDDSFMVQARSSADDQYYSQWRTDLSMDSDLIVAAQTENINPDTSPDKLGVSGAYEPDDLCMVLERDSELESGGVSYTPEIDYGIDISFSETDKKCPAIEINNHEDEKSPLSSNNKNTADLGAKNPGKEARSKVRGPLGKSKPELIYKSKKPSTISRPIVQKSKLEKEEENRKKTEELLIQRQKRIAERTAASGSTHVASKKVPTDCKTANASPKQNKHPSQSTTRETNRLNSHKPSITSSAMDQTVSGQIKHKEGSALLKSAQLKNPSQKMNGVVA; this is translated from the exons ATGGACTCCAGAACCCATCTAGATTATGCGCTCTTTCAGCTAACTCCAACCAGAACCAG ATGTGATCTGGTTATCTTTTCTGGAGCCATTACGGAGAAACTGGCTTCTGGGCTGCTGGAGCCCTTCATTTCTCACCTGAAATTTGCCAAGGATCAGATTTCCAAAGGTGGGTATTCCATTAAGCTTCTCCCACCGGCCACTGATGCATCCTGGTTCACTAAAGCTACATTTGAGAG ATTTGTCCGATTTGTTAGCACACCAGAAGTTCTTGAAAGGTTTGTCAGTATAGAGAAGGAGATCTCACACATTGAAAGTTCAGTTCAATCTAATGAATTGGCAAACACCCATGGAGCAGAGCAAACTGAGGAAG CAGGAAGTCAGTCAGCAGCAAATGGTAATACAAGGAAACCTGATGATTCCTCTAAG TTGAAAGCTGATGTTGAAGGAACAGATGATGTACAAGAAGAAAATTCCAA GATTCGCCTTCAACGACTTATGGAGACTCGGAAAGCCTTACTCCGTAGAGAGCAAGCAATGGCTTATGCACGCGCATTTGTTGCTGGATTTCAAATAGACAACATAGACGATCTTATATCCTTTGCTGATGCTTTTGGAGCTTCACGTTTAAG GGAGGCATGCATTAATTTCAAGGAATTATGCAAGAAAAAGCACGCAGATGGTCTTTGGATGGATGAATTAGCAGCAGTGAAGGCATGCTCCCCATCAGAACTGTCCTACATGGGAGCACCTGCAGTTATACTCACAAGCGAAAATGGTGCCTCTGGTCAGAATATCACATTAAATTTCCCAACTCCTTCTGCTAGCATGACAAATGGCTCTTTGGATGCATCAAAATCTGACACAACCACAAGCCATGCGAGTTCTGATGGCAATagag ATAATAACTCACCTGCTTCAGATCAGACACCGTCAACTACTGCAAAAGTTCAGGTGCCAATGCCATGGACAAACCAGATTCCTCAGTATATGTACAATTTTCAAGGCCCTATCCAACAAATGCCTCCATATCAAGGGTATCCTTTTCCTGGTATGCAGCCTATTCCTCCTTACTATCCAGCAAATATGCAATGGCCTCCAAACGTGGATGAATCTGGTCGTCCTCTTGTTCGGGAACCCGATCATCGCCAGAATCAGAAATCTTCTTcaggaaaaaaagagagagcTTCTAATGGAAAGGGACGTGGAACCCCAGACGAAGACAGAGCAGAGTCCACTGATTCTGACTCCAAAAGTGATTCAGATGCAGATATACAGCAGGACAGCAAGCATTCTTCAACAGACAGctcatacaaaaaaaaacataggaGAAAGTCCTCGAGGACTGTTGTTATCCGCAATATCAACTATATCACTTCTAAAAGGAGGGATGGAGAAAAGGACGGAGTTTCTGGAGAATCTTCTTCGGATGAGGATGAGGTCATTGATGGAGATGCCCTCAAACAAAAGGTAGATGAGGCAGTTGGATCATTGGAGAAACTCCACAAACCAAACTCACGCCATCATAAGAAAAGGGGAGGAGATAAGAACCATCTCACTGGTGACAAAGATCTGGCTGCAGATGCATCAGAGGTAGAGAAAAGGAATGACAACTGGGATGCTTTCCAGAACCTTCTGACTATTGATGACGAGTCAACTACTAATGGGTTCAGAAAGCAGCATTCTGCAGATGTCCAGGATGAACAATTTATGATCAAGACCTCTGAAGATACCATTCCATTTGCAGTTAAACATGCTGTAGAATTGGAATCTGAGAAATTCACAGTGCAACAGAGAGTTGCATCAGATTCCTTTGTTGTGACAGAGAAGGATGGAGGAAATGAAGTTAGTAATAATTTGaaagattttcaaaatgatGAGAATTTCCATCCAAGCATGAAGAGAAgggattttgaaaatgaggagttcTTATTCCCACAGAGATTGAAAGAATCGGGAACTGATGTCCCAAGCAGCCTTGCTGATTGCACCAGTGAGTCATCCATAATCAAGAAAGGAAGCAGTGAAGATTGGTTTGTTGCCAAGCACTCTGGGGAATCAAAAAACCACAATGCAACCTCCGAGCACAGAATCTTTGATGGAGATTACTCTTCATCGGTAGTAGATGTTTGCTCCTACTCTGAGAAAAGTAGAAAAGATGCACTTATTGATGATTCTTTCATGGTACAGGCTCGATCATCAGCTGATGATCAGTATTATTCTCAGTGGAGAACAGACTTGAGCATGGACTCAGATCTTATTGTTGCTGCCCAGACTGAGAATATTAATCCAGATACATCACCGGATAAGCTTGGAGTATCTGGTGCCTATGAACCCGATGACCTTTGCATGGTGCTCGAACGAGATTCTGAATTGGAGTCTGGTGGGGTATCTTACACTCCTGAAATTGATTACGGAATTGACATTTCCTTCTCAGAGACTGATAAAAAGTGCCCAGCcattgaaataaataatcatgAGGATGAGAAGTCTCCTTTGAGCAGCAACAATAAGAACACTGCAGATCTTGGTGCAAAGAATCCAGGTAAAGAAGCAAGATCTAAAGTTCGTGGACCCCTTGGGAAGAGCAAACCTGAGTTAATTTATAAGAGCAAGAAACCATCAACTATAAGTAGGCCCATAGTCCAAAAAAGCAAACTGGAGAAG GAAGAAGAGAATCGGAAGAAAACGGAAGAATTGTTGATTCAACGACAAAAGAGAATTGCTGAAAGAACTGCTGCTTCTGGTTCTACTCATGTGGCCTCCAAGAAAGTCCCAACAGATTGTAAAACAGCAAATGCTTCCCCAAAGCAAAATAAGCATCCAAGTCAATCCACAACCAGAGAGACAAATAGATTAAATTCACATAAACCCAGCATTACAAGTTCTGCCATGGATCAGACTGTATCTGGACAGATCAAACACAAGGAAGGCTCTGCTCTTCTAAAATCAGCCCAACTTAAAAATCCAAGTCAGAAGATGAATGGTGTTGTGGCTTAG
- the LOC117923622 gene encoding COP1-interacting protein 7 isoform X2, with product MDSRTHLDYALFQLTPTRTRCDLVIFSGAITEKLASGLLEPFISHLKFAKDQISKGGYSIKLLPPATDASWFTKATFERFVRFVSTPEVLERFVSIEKEISHIESSVQSNELANTHGAEQTEEGSQSAANGNTRKPDDSSKLKADVEGTDDVQEENSKIRLQRLMETRKALLRREQAMAYARAFVAGFQIDNIDDLISFADAFGASRLREACINFKELCKKKHADGLWMDELAAVKACSPSELSYMGAPAVILTSENGASGQNITLNFPTPSASMTNGSLDASKSDTTTSHASSDGNRDNNSPASDQTPSTTAKVQVPMPWTNQIPQYMYNFQGPIQQMPPYQGYPFPGMQPIPPYYPANMQWPPNVDESGRPLVREPDHRQNQKSSSGKKERASNGKGRGTPDEDRAESTDSDSKSDSDADIQQDSKHSSTDSSYKKKHRRKSSRTVVIRNINYITSKRRDGEKDGVSGESSSDEDEVIDGDALKQKVDEAVGSLEKLHKPNSRHHKKRGGDKNHLTGDKDLAADASEVEKRNDNWDAFQNLLTIDDESTTNGFRKQHSADVQDEQFMIKTSEDTIPFAVKHAVELESEKFTVQQRVASDSFVVTEKDGGNEVSNNLKDFQNDENFHPSMKRRDFENEEFLFPQRLKESGTDVPSSLADCTSESSIIKKGSSEDWFVAKHSGESKNHNATSEHRIFDGDYSSSVVDVCSYSEKSRKDALIDDSFMVQARSSADDQYYSQWRTDLSMDSDLIVAAQTENINPDTSPDKLGVSGAYEPDDLCMVLERDSELESGGVSYTPEIDYGIDISFSETDKKCPAIEINNHEDEKSPLSSNNKNTADLGAKNPGKEARSKVRGPLGKSKPELIYKSKKPSTISRPIVQKSKLEKEEENRKKTEELLIQRQKRIAERTAASGSTHVASKKVPTDCKTANASPKQNKHPSQSTTRETNRLNSHKPSITSSAMDQTVSGQIKHKEGSALLKSAQLKNPSQKMNGVVA from the exons ATGGACTCCAGAACCCATCTAGATTATGCGCTCTTTCAGCTAACTCCAACCAGAACCAG ATGTGATCTGGTTATCTTTTCTGGAGCCATTACGGAGAAACTGGCTTCTGGGCTGCTGGAGCCCTTCATTTCTCACCTGAAATTTGCCAAGGATCAGATTTCCAAAGGTGGGTATTCCATTAAGCTTCTCCCACCGGCCACTGATGCATCCTGGTTCACTAAAGCTACATTTGAGAG ATTTGTCCGATTTGTTAGCACACCAGAAGTTCTTGAAAGGTTTGTCAGTATAGAGAAGGAGATCTCACACATTGAAAGTTCAGTTCAATCTAATGAATTGGCAAACACCCATGGAGCAGAGCAAACTGAGGAAG GAAGTCAGTCAGCAGCAAATGGTAATACAAGGAAACCTGATGATTCCTCTAAG TTGAAAGCTGATGTTGAAGGAACAGATGATGTACAAGAAGAAAATTCCAA GATTCGCCTTCAACGACTTATGGAGACTCGGAAAGCCTTACTCCGTAGAGAGCAAGCAATGGCTTATGCACGCGCATTTGTTGCTGGATTTCAAATAGACAACATAGACGATCTTATATCCTTTGCTGATGCTTTTGGAGCTTCACGTTTAAG GGAGGCATGCATTAATTTCAAGGAATTATGCAAGAAAAAGCACGCAGATGGTCTTTGGATGGATGAATTAGCAGCAGTGAAGGCATGCTCCCCATCAGAACTGTCCTACATGGGAGCACCTGCAGTTATACTCACAAGCGAAAATGGTGCCTCTGGTCAGAATATCACATTAAATTTCCCAACTCCTTCTGCTAGCATGACAAATGGCTCTTTGGATGCATCAAAATCTGACACAACCACAAGCCATGCGAGTTCTGATGGCAATagag ATAATAACTCACCTGCTTCAGATCAGACACCGTCAACTACTGCAAAAGTTCAGGTGCCAATGCCATGGACAAACCAGATTCCTCAGTATATGTACAATTTTCAAGGCCCTATCCAACAAATGCCTCCATATCAAGGGTATCCTTTTCCTGGTATGCAGCCTATTCCTCCTTACTATCCAGCAAATATGCAATGGCCTCCAAACGTGGATGAATCTGGTCGTCCTCTTGTTCGGGAACCCGATCATCGCCAGAATCAGAAATCTTCTTcaggaaaaaaagagagagcTTCTAATGGAAAGGGACGTGGAACCCCAGACGAAGACAGAGCAGAGTCCACTGATTCTGACTCCAAAAGTGATTCAGATGCAGATATACAGCAGGACAGCAAGCATTCTTCAACAGACAGctcatacaaaaaaaaacataggaGAAAGTCCTCGAGGACTGTTGTTATCCGCAATATCAACTATATCACTTCTAAAAGGAGGGATGGAGAAAAGGACGGAGTTTCTGGAGAATCTTCTTCGGATGAGGATGAGGTCATTGATGGAGATGCCCTCAAACAAAAGGTAGATGAGGCAGTTGGATCATTGGAGAAACTCCACAAACCAAACTCACGCCATCATAAGAAAAGGGGAGGAGATAAGAACCATCTCACTGGTGACAAAGATCTGGCTGCAGATGCATCAGAGGTAGAGAAAAGGAATGACAACTGGGATGCTTTCCAGAACCTTCTGACTATTGATGACGAGTCAACTACTAATGGGTTCAGAAAGCAGCATTCTGCAGATGTCCAGGATGAACAATTTATGATCAAGACCTCTGAAGATACCATTCCATTTGCAGTTAAACATGCTGTAGAATTGGAATCTGAGAAATTCACAGTGCAACAGAGAGTTGCATCAGATTCCTTTGTTGTGACAGAGAAGGATGGAGGAAATGAAGTTAGTAATAATTTGaaagattttcaaaatgatGAGAATTTCCATCCAAGCATGAAGAGAAgggattttgaaaatgaggagttcTTATTCCCACAGAGATTGAAAGAATCGGGAACTGATGTCCCAAGCAGCCTTGCTGATTGCACCAGTGAGTCATCCATAATCAAGAAAGGAAGCAGTGAAGATTGGTTTGTTGCCAAGCACTCTGGGGAATCAAAAAACCACAATGCAACCTCCGAGCACAGAATCTTTGATGGAGATTACTCTTCATCGGTAGTAGATGTTTGCTCCTACTCTGAGAAAAGTAGAAAAGATGCACTTATTGATGATTCTTTCATGGTACAGGCTCGATCATCAGCTGATGATCAGTATTATTCTCAGTGGAGAACAGACTTGAGCATGGACTCAGATCTTATTGTTGCTGCCCAGACTGAGAATATTAATCCAGATACATCACCGGATAAGCTTGGAGTATCTGGTGCCTATGAACCCGATGACCTTTGCATGGTGCTCGAACGAGATTCTGAATTGGAGTCTGGTGGGGTATCTTACACTCCTGAAATTGATTACGGAATTGACATTTCCTTCTCAGAGACTGATAAAAAGTGCCCAGCcattgaaataaataatcatgAGGATGAGAAGTCTCCTTTGAGCAGCAACAATAAGAACACTGCAGATCTTGGTGCAAAGAATCCAGGTAAAGAAGCAAGATCTAAAGTTCGTGGACCCCTTGGGAAGAGCAAACCTGAGTTAATTTATAAGAGCAAGAAACCATCAACTATAAGTAGGCCCATAGTCCAAAAAAGCAAACTGGAGAAG GAAGAAGAGAATCGGAAGAAAACGGAAGAATTGTTGATTCAACGACAAAAGAGAATTGCTGAAAGAACTGCTGCTTCTGGTTCTACTCATGTGGCCTCCAAGAAAGTCCCAACAGATTGTAAAACAGCAAATGCTTCCCCAAAGCAAAATAAGCATCCAAGTCAATCCACAACCAGAGAGACAAATAGATTAAATTCACATAAACCCAGCATTACAAGTTCTGCCATGGATCAGACTGTATCTGGACAGATCAAACACAAGGAAGGCTCTGCTCTTCTAAAATCAGCCCAACTTAAAAATCCAAGTCAGAAGATGAATGGTGTTGTGGCTTAG